The DNA segment GAAACATGAAACATGAAGATCGAAATATatgttttcatatttattataaatttttataaaagtatttttgggtAAAAGGTAATAATTTCCTTTTTATCGTGTTTTTctaagtaatatttttatggGAATGTGACAATTTATTGTGCAATAtacatatgtaattttttgtttatttaaattacttaattGAATATGAGAATTGAGTGTAAGAAAATGTggtgaaattaatattttgttaattttttattcaactttACATTAATGTTTCTTAATTACATAGTAACTTTCCATAGGAAAATAGGGTAAAAAAGTAAGTAATGgaaaaaaatctcaataattatACATCCTAATATTTATCTATAATAAATCCTAAAAACATAATAGGATCCCAACACTTATGTCTACCTCTTATTCTTGCTTTGTTAGAACATCTTCcatcatgattttttatataggttttttaatcattttttttttggtttctacAACACTTTTTGTCATTCTCCCACAATGTCATGTCACGCTTAgcacaaaaaaaacatgatttagcGACCGACTGATTCGGTCtctaaatcctaaaatttggtCACTAAAATTCTTAGCCATCGAAATAGCGACCGAATGGTGTATGTCGCAAAAATCCTAATCGTTAAACCCTTCGCGACCAAATTTCTATTCGGTTGCTATTTCGCCACCGAACTACTCAGTTGCAAGCACACAAAATTCGGTCCCTTGATATTTGGTTGTTATTTTGCTTGGGATCAAATCAACAACCGAAGTGTAGGGTCGCTAATTCGGTCGCTAacaagtaatttaattttaaatataaaataaattaaaatatgatatggTTACTAATTTGGTtgctaataaaaatttaaattttaatcgtaaagtaaattaaaataaagcacGATCGCTAATTCGGtggctaaaaaataattaagttttaaaaaataataataattttggttGCTAATTTGGTCgctaattttaaattctaaaatgcATTTTAAAAGTCTTTGGTctagtttaataattaatttttaaatttaaaataaattaaaaaaacaactcgattgtttaaagaaaatgagccataatttttattttttcatttattagattttaacttgtttaataattattagctgtaaatataatttttagttaaactATATAATCAAACTTGTATATAAAAGTGAGCATTCATAATCTTAAATACATctaataataaagttttaattaaatattgataaaGTGTAAATTCAAAGTTTAATAAAATGCATTATGAAAGTTTAAATTCATAACTAACATGACATaatcaaactaaaataatagCCAAAATGATCAACTTGAGCATCGTCAACATGGTGTTCGGTTCCATCCACATCTCCTGACTTTGTCGATCATGATTCTCTATCAGCCACAACATATTTTCCTTAAGTGTCCTCTTCTTATCTATCTTTGCCAAAAGCTTAACATTCAATTTAGTAATTGTCTCACACATTTCTTCTATTTGGTCTTCCATGGGAGCAATAGAAGTAGATAAAGTTGATAATGAGCAACAAAACCTTTGGTTCAAAAACCTAGCGTGTACATGTTTCCCTTGTAATGTGGACGTCTAacaacatttaaatatttttttaataaattataaaatttgattgcttattatttatctaattcaataaatttaataaaaataattaatatataaaacaatttgaactttgaagggagtctttaaaaaatttaaaataaaaagaaacttcTTTACTAGTATTTATCGTCCCATTCAATTTAACTCGAGAAAATGATATTCAAAACTTAGagataaaatcaaacaaaacttcTCTCAAAATTCAGACCAATTAAAAAACCAACACATAGCAAATAATGATTGATACATAATGCATGAATCTAAAATTTACACAAGTCAAACAAATAATGTCCTTACTTACCTCCAAATCCTGCCCTGTATGAATTCCTTTTCCCCAAAAATTGATCAATTTTATAATCTGCCCTGTATATGTGATAAAGTACATACAtataatgaaattatgaatttGCTAGAACAAGATAAGAAcatattgaacaatggatgcaATTAGAGTTACGTGTTAATTTACCAGCAATAACATTAGACAACAAGTTCAATTGGAATTTAAACTATTAAGTGAAAGGATAAataactgttaaaataaaaataattgaaaaaataagcaACATAGCATATAAAATAAAGGGAAGAAAAATAGTAGAGAGCATATAAACAAGATACCCACTAGCCATAATTATgggaatcacttgattcacgttAACCCCTCATAACTTCATGGctgtaaattttaattcttgttCCACATTTTGCCCAACATAATCATTCATAAAgtgttattaaataataattaatttaattactattGATACTATAATTTATTTACCTATTGTTAAAGTAGAGTTGATTACCTACGTGTGTAGTTTGGAGGTTGATAccttgatgttagagtaacaaTTATCTTTCCTAAGCTAGTTGCTACTTAGTGATGCTATTCTTCTTAGGCCTTTGGCCCcctctattatatatataaaaaaatcatcactaCAAAAAAATAGCGTTTTACGTCCGTGGAAAAAGCCTTTCAAAGATGGTGGAAGTCTATCTTTGAAAGCAATGTCGTTGTAGATGCCAGAtctttctacatcggtcgtAAAAGGACAATCTTAGAAACACGTCGtaagtaattaaaatgaaagttaattacattaatatttaacaataaagataattatataatattaaattaataaaaccaTAATATATAACCTgaaaatttaaacattatttgactatataattttttactaattatcataagtacaaataattttttactatatatcatggttttagttaatttaatattatataattaaccaacataatgataaaaaatattatcaataaagataattattaataattattttatatgtaagttaattagaaaattaattcaatataaacataattatataatatgaaattaaCTAAAACCTTAATGATAgctgaaaaatttaaaaatattattgtcaactaattatgataaatacatataatttttttactatatattatggttttagttaatttaataatatataattaagcatgatataaataaattaatattttaaacccATGAACCCCGTCATTCAAACCCACACAGCTTGCAGATTATGCAAGACGCACCCAAAATCTTGCATagccataaatttaaaaaaaaatggtatgtGGCCTACGCGAACCACAGACCCTGCTATCCGATCAATGGACTCGAGCCTGTTTACCCACCCTTAGTTAAAATCAATGACTCaaatagtgaattaaaaaaataggaggaCTAATTTGGTGAAATACGTAAAATAGGGGGACATATTTTGCAATTAAgccttaaattaaagtaaatttgGGATTTTAGTGAATGCTTATGTTATGCATTGCATCTTATTGGGCTTTGCTCAATGCACATGTTGTACTAAAGTCAAATTGGATCTTcatcaatatataaattttacttatgTCATATTTAAACTTAATGAATAATTGATGTTACACTTATAccttatattttgaattacttaattttataaattttgattatcatatatttttagaatataaagggtatttattatcatttttaaatatttattttgtaaaaaatacaaattaaaagactaatgaTAAGCATGGCTTATttatcttaatcaaataatgtaaatactattttcttaattgaaaaatattactaatatactaattttaatatttttctagtatattatatatttattacaattcataataaataaaaattttgttacttTACTTATATAGAAAAAGGAGATTTCAGTCGCTAATTCGATCACTAATCTCAAAATAGAAATATGCATAGCGACTGTATTATGCTCAATCACTATAATCTTGATATAGCGACTGAAACCTCTTCGGTTGCTATCTTCAACTACATATCGATCACTACTTCGATGGCTAaagtacttttttattttacatatacaGCAACCGAAATAGCCACTGAAGTTTTCAGCGACCTTTAGTTTCGGTCGCTAATTCTGTCGCTGACACAAGTTAGCCATCATGATCAAATTCGGTCGCAAATTCAGTCGTGAGTTTTCACCATTAACTATGTGGTCGCTACTGCGGTTGCTAACAGAGACCGAAGTTTTTCGATCGCTAATTTTGGTTGCTAAATTGCATTTTTCTAGTAATGCAAATTTTTACTTTAATGTTAAGAAatcataagattaaaaaaattcacacatttatatttttttattataacttaattattattcaaataaaataattaattcattttttcaagtTCCCTAAAGTTATTGTGTGCAAAACATTTGAGATCCTTCCTTCCCCACTACCTTGTCTCACTGCGtcgttctcttttttctcttcaaaataggataaaaaagtaagtaatgaaaaaaaatcttaataattataaatcctAATATAATAAATCCTAAAAACATAATAGGATCCCAGGACTTATGTCTACCTCTTATTCTTGCTTTGTTAGAACATCTTCAATCATGATTTCTTATATAggttttttaatcatttttttttgttttcacaacactTTTTGTCATTCTCCCACAATGTTATGTCACTcttaaaaaattcatacaaaattttattttaatgttaagaaatcataaacttaaaaaaattcacacatttatattttttttattataacttaattattattcaaataaaataattaattcattttttccaGTTTCCTAAAATTATTGTGTGCAAAACATTTGAGATCCTTCCTTCCCCACTACCTTGTCTCACTACCTcgttctcttttctctcttcaaaaTCCTTTTTCTCTGAAACCTTCCCCACtaacatttctttcttttctctcttcacatGTCcaaacctttctctctctccaaaaccTTTTCTCTTTTCAGGCATCACCaacccttttctcttttttctcttcacacGTCcaaacctttctctctctctccaaaaccTTTTATCTCTTCAAGCATCACCAGCACCACTCCTTGCCACTGGTGCTGCTCTGAGTGACTGCAACCACGGTCTCCATCTCCCAGCGTCCACCATTAACTAGCAACGATCCTCTCCACCAGCCACCAGCGTCGATTCTCTCCACTACAGCTCATAGAGTCACCGACACTGGTCATCGTGCGTCTTGCATCGACGACTCCAGCCATCATTGCGTCTCCATCGCACCTCCTTCACTGGACTTGGAAGTCTATGAGGTCATCAATGTTGTTAGAGATTTGATTTTCCCCTTTCCCCCCTTTTTCCCTTTCATCTCTTCAATTTGGTTCATGGAGATCCTTTCTTCCTTAACCTCCTTTAttgtgttgttttgaatttggatgtgaattagatttttttgttcaacttttatgaattttgaaatttattgtgGTTGTTCATTTGAGTTTCTGTTCATTATTATTTCTCTTGTGACAGTTATTGTTCCTCTAATTCGTATATGTAATATACTTGTTAGCtgtgaataaattatttttttaatattaaaaaattgtttcttataAAGGAATGACTCTGAAGAGTGAAAAAATGCATCCTGCCACATGGGTTTGCTCtagtaacaataaaatttaaagaacgaATTCTTCAATCTAAACacctaagaaaaaattatatagttgGAGATGCTCTTAGAGTTGTTTCTTAATGGCTTTGTCCTTCTCACATTAATAAAAATGTGaatctttctttattttaggTCTTCAACAGTTAAGAATCACAATAAATCAACTATATagcaaaaatgtaaaattaactGTAATAATAACCGTTAAATTCCGTGCGTATATTGGTATATACTACTATAACGTATAAGGAACGGCTGCATCACTCGTGTGTCAGTCTTCTGTCTATTTTTCAGTGTAAAGTGCCAACACGGCTTCCGTCACAACCGCTCCCATTTCCAATCCAATTTCTTCAAATTCGCTCAATTCAATTCTCTCTCTCATCCCTTTTTTCAAGCTCCACCAtcccttctctctctttctctctcaaacagaaaaaaaaaaaaccgtttaaaacaatctctctctctctctctcttcaatcAATGCCTCACCAAGTCATGGTCCGTTCGCAGCCAGCGAACGGCCACCGGAGGCGCGGCGTCGGCGAAGTGGCCGGCAGCGCCGCGGCAGACTGCACTGCCGTGTGCTGCTGCTGCCCCTGCACGGTCGTCAACCTCGTCGTCCTCGCCGTGTACAAGCTCCCGAAGGGGCTCGTGGAAAAAGCTGCGCACAAGAGACGACGCCGTATGCCGAAGAAGAACAACACCGGCGACGTAAAAAACGGCGTCGTTTTGTTGCAGGCGCAGCGTTCGAGCAGCGTGGAAACGCTCGATATTGCGGTGGGGCCCACGCGCTTGGAGGAGTTTATGAAGAAGGAGTGGGAGGACGAGGAGAAGGGGAAGTGCgagaaggaagaggaagaggggtTGGAGAAGGAGATGTGGGCCCGGTTTGCAGGAACTGGATTCTGGCGGAGCGAGTCTCAGCGTCAACCATAACCGGAGTGGACTGAAATGGATTATCCGCATTCACGCATTCCTGAATTTTGAACCTTCAAACAATTGAATATTGATATTCAACGGTTATTGCGATCAACTGAATGCTTGAATCAGAGGGCGTTGAAACGCCGTCGTATTCTGAAGCGCTTCGGCGAGGTTGTTTTGTGGGGCACGTGTGTGTGTGGTTCCTGGAGATCATGAATTCGGCAGAAGCTATGTTCCTGTGAGTGGAAAAAGCCACATGCGATGGTTATGGTTATGGGttttattttgctttctttCCAGATATTTCTTATTTAGAATCATCtggtacaattttttttgaaaatgtttatattttttttctgaaattgtTAGGATCCAAACATGATGATTAGAATTGCTGTTTTGGATTCGGGTGATGTTGATATGGAGGAACATCCTCTCTTGTATATAACTTTTATGTCCCCTCCGTTTCTgccatttataaatataataaattaagaacCTTTTGGTTGTGGGTGGTTTTTGATACCTCCCTCCTATTCTGCAATTTGATGGTAGCTAGATACGCTTCTCTTAATTTTAAGATGGATTAATTGTTTTCTGTTTGTCTTACATACATGGAGCTAAACGATGCTGTCTtagattattgtttttaatcaaGTAGGGATTACAGACAAATAAATGGTGAgggattgaaaaattaattaattttgattaattgatttttaattgaaattgtttatgtttaaatgtttttttataagttagaagtaaaattattttgaatccaACCTAAAAGttatttgaagttatttttactataatcaattataaatttagaatcaaTTTTGAACTCTTATCCAACATGAtactaaacatataaaaatatatcaaaaatcaattcaacaacttcaaaccaaacatgttgtACATCCGTTGAgaagtaaaaaattatgtttgtggTATACAAATTGCAACAATAAATATGGAAACAACATATATATCAGTTTCTgctcatttctttcttttagggCACAGTTTTGAGGTCAAAACGTGAGTGCTAGCTACATGCTGATATCAAACACCTAACTACTAGGTTCTTAATAAACGGAAAAAATCATATCCAACGACTAACGTATGAGATAGGGAACCTGCAGACACTGTAATGTTAAACGCCAATATATGCCACTTGGTGAAAGTAATAGGTATGTATGACATTTGAGTGTATGTAGTTGTGGTTGACCATGTCTTGGCATTAGAGCAGTAGAATTAAAATCCATGCTGGAAATTTGGAGGCTGAATGAGTGTGATGGTTTACTAAACCATCCAGAACTTAGTCCCCACTCTAGACAAATTTCCTGTTCAAATTTATGGTGAGACAATAGCCTATGTGTTGAGTTTGAAATTATAGTTGCAAAACTTGactgttattttatttgtataagaaaatctccttcaattaattaaattatgcttttttttaatcagcaaatGAATATATTAATCAAGGTACCATAATCCATAAACAAAAATTCTGATCGCACCCCCAAGGTCAGCATGCACGGTTAGGTTGTATATATACCCAAATGATGAATATAGATACTAAATAACCATGAAGCAAGCACCAAAGAGACCAATGATAAATTACATCAAAGAAACCTAGCTTCTACCCACAACAAAAATACATTAATCCTTCCCGATCGATCACCAAGCATAGCCATCACACAATAATATGGCTTATATTCCCCTTTCCATCCACCTTATCCCAGCTATGCATTGAGAGAATGAGTATAGTTGAAGCtttttgattttccttttagCCAAGACCACGAGGTGAAACTGATTTCCTGCATTGGAATTTGTGGATCACAGTGGCTTCCATTGAATATGCAATCATTTCTCAAGTTCCAAATGTTCCAAATCGTTGAGGCCCAAATAACCATCCAAGCTTCTTTGGCTTGTGAAGAACGTACTTGATGAAACTTGCTGCCAAAAATGAGTCTCAGGGGACGCTGGTAGAACCGTATCCACTTATAACATTGTTTCCAAATTCCCATCACCTTGTCACGTGTAAAGAAGCAGTGACTTAAAGTTTCTGGATTATTTGCATAAAAGGGACAAACAATATCTTGAGGATCTtctaaaatatttctaatttaagATTATCCTTGGTTGATAATCTATTCAACATCAATCTCCAAATTAGGAAAATTGCCTTTGGTTGAACTAATTGAGCTTCCAAATGCTTTGCATCAACTCCACATTTTGGCTTCCCACCATCTCTTCATGCAATGCTTTGTAAGCACTTTTCACCGAGTAGGCTCCCGAGGCATCCTCCTCCCACCACCACATATCATTTATATCTCTCCTTCAGTTTTACATTTTCCAAAATACTTTCTAGTTCctcaaattgatatttttccCACTCGGAACATGGGCCTTCTCCACTCccaaaccatatatatatagccTTGGAAACTTCCACAAAGCTCTCCTCCCCCGCCCAATTATCCAACCAAAACCTTGCTTTGTCACCCTCACCTACTTTCCACCTAAACCTTGTATCAAACCATTTAGACATGCTACTCCCTCCACACACCCCACACAAATCCCTCTACTAAATAGATGTTTTGTTATCACACTCACCTCTCAAAAGACCTTTCCATCCCAAcatatttagaatttaaaacTTCCGCCCACAACTcgtcatttttattaaaaagagcCCATCTCCACTTGGCAAGTAGAGCTTCATTaaacaaagatattttttatgccTAGCCCACCATGCTCCTTTGGACAACAAATTCTATCTCAACTAATCCAACAcacctttcttttttctccctcACCCCTCtaaagaaattttctttgaatGACTTTAATTTCCCTAGCTACTTGAGAAGGCATTTTGAAAAAAGAGATATAAAAAATGGGTAAAGAAGATAGTATCGAGtttatcaagcaaattcttccCGCATATGAAAGAGACTTGTATTTCCATGGGGCAAGCTTCTTCTTGAATTTTCCAATGATTGACTTCCATGCTGCCGCTCTTCTTGGATTAGCTCCAATAGGCATTCCCAAGTATGTGAAAGGCAATGTAAGTAGGCTACAATTTAACAATCTTGCAAACTTCACCACTTCACTACTCTCCACTCCCACCGCCCCAAAAGAGATTTTGGAGAAATTAACTTTCAAGCTGGATACTAGTTCAAAACATCTCATGATACACTTAATGGTAATCACATTCTCCAATGTTACTTCTCCCAAATTAATAGTATCATCTGCGAATTGAAGCAAATTAACTTCCACTTCATCTCTTCCCACACGGTAACTAGAGAATAAATTCTTTGATATAACTTCTTTCATTAAACTCCTAAGGCCCTCCGCAACTATAACAAAGCGAAAGGGTGCCAAAAGATTTTCTTGTCTTAGTCCCCTTTGCAATTTGAACTCATTAGATGGACTCCCATCGACAAGAATCGAGACCATACTAGTATATCTAAACAATTCTCTATCCATCTAATTCACTTCTCATTAAATCCAAGCCTTCTCATCATGTAAAACAAGAAATCCCTACAAATAGAGTCATATGCTTTCTCATAATCCGTCTTAAAGATgagacactttttttttcttcttctagctTCATCAATAACTTCCATTGCCAACCACTACACTATACACAAGATTTCTTCCTCCAATAAATTCACTTTGTCTCTTGTCAATGACACCATCAAGTACTCTTTTCAACCTATTAGCCAAAATCTTTGCAAGAATTTTATACATGCATCCCACAAGAGAGACTGGTCTAAAGTCACCCAAACTTTGTGGCTCATTAACTTTTGGGATTAAAGTGATAAAAGAAGAATCACTACCTCTTGGAAGCACTCCATGCTGATGAAATTCCACCAAGAACTGCATAGCATCATCCTTCAACAAATGCCAAAATAGCTTGATGAATTTGAAGTTGATCCCATATGGCCCTGGGCATTTCATGTTACCACAATCTCAAACCACTTCTTTAACTCTCCCCTCATCAAAATTAGCCACTAACATTATTATGTTGCTGCAAAATATTCTTGAATTGGATATGGTCAAGTTTAGGCCTTTCCCACCTTTCTCCATGaaatctcttttaaaaaaaatcttcttgtTGTTTCTTCCTTCACTCTCAAAGGTTCTTTAACCCAACACCCGTCCACATTGATCCCTCTAAGCACAGTCTTCCATTTCCTCTAATTCACCACACTATGAAAGTACCTTGTGTTACAATCCCCTTCCATATTCCACTCCAATCTTGCCTTTTGTCTTAAAAGAGATTCTTTGTAATTGTTCACCCTCTAAAACTTTTGCAACTCCTTTTTCCTCATTATTTTCAAATCACTAAGGCTTGTGATTTCCCCTTTCAATTCAATTTCATTAATCTCTTTTTGACCTTCTTCAAATCTGCTTTCCAAGTTGCCAAAATGCTCCTTATTCCACTTCTTCAATTCCCTTTTCAACCATTTAAGTTTCTCCTTCAATACAAACACTCCCCAACCTTGCACTTCTAATTTCCTTCATGCATCCTCAACAAATTTTTGGAATCTCCCATCATCAAATCAACAATTCAACACTCTAAAAGGTTTGGGACCTCAATCCAC comes from the Glycine soja cultivar W05 chromosome 6, ASM419377v2, whole genome shotgun sequence genome and includes:
- the LOC114417334 gene encoding uncharacterized protein LOC114417334, giving the protein MPHQVMVRSQPANGHRRRGVGEVAGSAAADCTAVCCCCPCTVVNLVVLAVYKLPKGLVEKAAHKRRRRMPKKNNTGDVKNGVVLLQAQRSSSVETLDIAVGPTRLEEFMKKEWEDEEKGKCEKEEEEGLEKEMWARFAGTGFWRSESQRQP